The Rattus rattus isolate New Zealand chromosome 1, Rrattus_CSIRO_v1, whole genome shotgun sequence genome includes a region encoding these proteins:
- the LOC116890153 gene encoding TGF-beta-activated kinase 1 and MAP3K7-binding protein 1-like: protein MHTLTHANSQKAKPQDGEQANATGLASNRSYALMADHCKSPSGRTTELKFRQLHWGFHKLSPPLSCPNPGPIARANPTVARLWMTGFLVPMRRAVPAMGIDQGRPPGSPSTPQEVAAMIDTEFAKQTSLDAVAQAVVDRVKRIHSDTFASGGERAKFCPRHEDMTLLVRNFGYPLGEMSQPTPTPAPGGRVYPVSVPYSSAQSTSKTSVTLSLVMPSQGQMVNGSHSASTLDEATPTLTNQSPTLTLQSTNTHTQSSSSSSDGGLFRSRPAHSLPPGEDGRVEPYVDFAEFYRLWSVDHGEQSVMTAP from the exons CTTCCAACCGTAGCTATGCGCTGATGGCAGACCACTGCAAGTCGCCCTCCGGGAGAACAACTGAGCTCAAGTTCAG GCAGTTACACTGGGGTTTCCACAAGCTGTCCCCTCCTCTCAGCTGCCCAAATCCAGGCCCCATCGCCAGAGCCAATCCCACAGTCGCACGCCTCTGGATGACGGGCTTCCTAGTACCGATGCGGAGGGCTGTACCAGCCATGGGCATAGACCAGGGCAGGCCACCAG GTTCTCCCTCCACACCCCAGGAGGTTGCTGCAATGATTGACACCGAATTTGCCAAGCAGACCTCCCTCGATGCAGTTGCCCAGGCTGTGGTAGACCGTGTAAAGCGTATCCACAGTGACACCTTTGCCAGCGGTGGGGAGCGGGCCAAGTTCTGCCCACGGCATGAAGACATGACCCTGCTGGTGAGGAACTTTGGCTATCCATTAGGTGAAATGAGCCAGCCTACACCCACCCCGGCCCCAG GGGGCCGTGTGTACCCTGTTTCTGTGCCCTACTCAAGTGCCCAGAGCACCAGCAAGACCAGTGTGACTCTGTCCCTCGTCATGCCTTCTCAGGGCCAGATGGTCAACGGCTCTCACAGTGCCTCCACCTTGGATGAAGCCACTCCTACTCTCACTAA CCAGAGCCCCACTCTGACCCTGCAGTCTACCAACACCCACACCCAGAGCAGCAGCTCCAGCTCGGACGGGGGCCTCTTCCGCTCCAGACCGGCTCACTCGCTTCCACCTGGAGAGGATGGCAGGGTCGAGCCCTATGTGGACTTTGCTGAGTTTTACCGACTCTGGAGCGTGGACCATGGCGAGCAGAGCGTGATGACGGCACCTTAG